The following coding sequences are from one Salinicoccus sp. Bachu38 window:
- the lysS gene encoding lysine--tRNA ligase: MSEEINDQITVRREKMQQLIDLGIDPFGEKFERTAYTDVLKEEWDAFSKEELAEKEGESGTVIAGRLMTKRGKGKAGFAHIQDIKGQIQIYVRKDQVGEAAFDIWKQADLGDIVGVKGVMFKTNTGELSVKAQEFTLLTKALRPLPDKYHGLKDVEERYRKRYLDLITSEDSKDTFIKRSRIIQEMRNYLNQRGFLEVETPMMHTIAGGAQARPFVTHHNALDMELFMRIAIELHLKRLIVGGLEKVYEIGRVFRNEGVSTRHNPEFTMIELYEAYADFHDIMDLTEEMIAHIAEHVNGTMVVEYGGEQIDLTPRWKRVHIVDAIKEQTGVDFYEVKSDEEAHQLAKEHGIEVQDTMKYGHILNEFFEQKVEETLIQPTFVYGHPIEISPLAKQNPKDSRFTDRFELFIVGREHANAFTELNDPVDQRQRFEAQVAEKEAGNDEAHEMDEDFLESLEYGMPPTGGLGIGIDRLVMLLTDSASIRDVLLFPYMRQK, from the coding sequence GTGAGTGAAGAAATAAATGATCAGATAACCGTCAGAAGAGAAAAAATGCAGCAGCTCATCGACCTTGGCATCGACCCTTTCGGTGAGAAGTTCGAACGTACAGCCTACACCGATGTACTTAAAGAGGAGTGGGACGCATTTTCCAAAGAAGAACTTGCAGAGAAAGAAGGAGAATCCGGCACTGTCATTGCAGGGCGTCTGATGACGAAGCGGGGCAAGGGTAAAGCCGGTTTCGCCCATATCCAGGACATCAAGGGGCAGATCCAGATCTACGTGCGGAAAGACCAGGTGGGCGAAGCGGCATTCGATATCTGGAAGCAGGCAGATCTCGGGGACATCGTCGGAGTCAAAGGTGTCATGTTCAAGACGAACACCGGGGAACTCTCCGTCAAAGCGCAGGAATTCACTTTGCTCACAAAAGCATTGCGCCCGCTGCCGGACAAGTATCATGGTCTGAAGGACGTTGAGGAGCGCTACCGCAAGCGCTATCTCGACCTGATTACAAGTGAAGACTCCAAAGATACATTCATCAAACGCAGCAGAATCATCCAGGAAATGCGCAACTATCTGAACCAGCGTGGATTCCTTGAAGTTGAAACGCCGATGATGCACACCATCGCAGGCGGCGCGCAGGCACGTCCGTTCGTAACGCATCATAATGCACTCGATATGGAACTCTTCATGCGTATTGCGATCGAACTCCATCTGAAACGCCTCATCGTCGGCGGACTTGAGAAAGTGTATGAAATCGGCCGCGTATTCAGAAACGAAGGCGTATCCACCCGCCATAACCCTGAATTCACGATGATTGAATTGTATGAAGCTTACGCAGACTTCCATGACATCATGGATCTGACAGAAGAGATGATCGCCCATATTGCCGAACATGTCAATGGGACAATGGTCGTCGAATATGGTGGGGAGCAGATCGACCTGACACCAAGATGGAAACGCGTGCACATCGTGGATGCCATCAAGGAGCAGACAGGTGTGGACTTCTATGAAGTGAAATCCGATGAGGAAGCACATCAGCTGGCAAAAGAGCATGGCATCGAAGTGCAGGATACGATGAAGTATGGTCACATCCTGAATGAATTCTTCGAGCAGAAAGTCGAGGAGACGCTCATCCAGCCGACATTCGTGTACGGCCACCCGATTGAAATTTCACCACTGGCGAAGCAGAACCCGAAAGATTCCCGCTTCACAGACCGTTTCGAACTGTTCATCGTCGGCCGGGAGCATGCGAATGCGTTTACAGAGCTCAATGACCCGGTTGACCAAAGGCAGCGTTTTGAAGCACAGGTTGCCGAAAAGGAAGCGGGCAACGATGAAGCGCACGAAATGGACGAGGACTTCCTCGAGTCTCTTGAATACGGTATGCCGCCAACAGGCGGACTCGGCATCGGCATCGACCGTCTGGTGATGCTGCTGACAGATTCAGCTTCCATCCGTGACGTACTGCTGTTCCCTTACATGAGACAAAAGTAA
- the dusB gene encoding tRNA dihydrouridine synthase DusB: protein MFRIGDVEIDNRVVLAPMAGVSNVAFRLTVKEFGAGLVCAEMISDKALLFGNEKTMKMLYIDENERPMSLQISGGEKDTLVEAARYVDQNTTADIIDINMGCPVSKIIRCEAGARWLLDPDKIYDMVSAVVENVSKPVTVKMRIGWDSDHIYAVENAKMAEKAGAAAISMHGRTREQMYEGEADWDIIRQVKETVSIPVIGNGDVTSPELAWKMLDETGVDAVMIGREALGNPWMIYRTVHYLETGELIGEPGLEEKMEVLKLHMDRLIDLKGEKIAVMEMRKHASWYLKNIKGNGNVRRAINQSETREAVVCAIDNFVHEQTEKQNEMIV from the coding sequence ATGTTTAGGATCGGCGATGTGGAAATAGACAACAGGGTCGTGCTCGCACCGATGGCAGGCGTGTCCAACGTGGCATTCAGGCTGACGGTCAAGGAGTTCGGTGCAGGGCTGGTATGTGCGGAGATGATCAGCGACAAGGCACTTCTGTTCGGCAACGAAAAGACAATGAAGATGCTGTATATAGACGAAAATGAACGTCCGATGTCGCTGCAGATATCCGGCGGGGAGAAAGATACGCTCGTCGAAGCTGCCAGATATGTCGACCAGAATACAACGGCCGACATCATCGACATCAACATGGGGTGTCCGGTGTCCAAGATCATCAGGTGCGAAGCCGGTGCCCGGTGGCTGCTGGATCCGGATAAGATATATGATATGGTCAGTGCAGTGGTCGAGAATGTATCAAAGCCCGTGACGGTGAAGATGCGCATCGGCTGGGACAGCGACCATATCTACGCAGTGGAGAATGCCAAAATGGCTGAAAAGGCGGGTGCCGCCGCCATCAGCATGCATGGCCGCACACGCGAGCAGATGTATGAAGGCGAAGCGGATTGGGATATCATCCGCCAGGTCAAGGAAACCGTCAGCATTCCGGTCATCGGCAATGGGGATGTCACCTCCCCGGAACTTGCCTGGAAAATGCTGGATGAGACCGGTGTGGATGCCGTAATGATCGGAAGGGAAGCGCTCGGCAACCCGTGGATGATCTATAGGACGGTACATTATCTTGAAACAGGCGAACTGATCGGGGAGCCCGGACTCGAAGAGAAGATGGAAGTGCTCAAGCTCCATATGGACCGCCTGATCGACCTCAAAGGTGAAAAAATTGCGGTCATGGAGATGCGCAAGCATGCTTCATGGTACCTGAAAAATATAAAGGGCAATGGCAATGTACGCAGGGCGATCAACCAATCGGAAACAAGAGAGGCAGTTGTCTGCGCAATAGACAATTTCGTTCATGAACAAACGGAAAAACAAAATGAAATGATAGTATAG
- the folK gene encoding 2-amino-4-hydroxy-6-hydroxymethyldihydropteridine diphosphokinase, whose protein sequence is MAVVYLGLGSNMGDRRNNLESAIQKLDDHEAIEVVKRSSILETEPYGKTDQPDFMNMCLMIETRVSPLDLLEVVLSVEHDLGRIRKEVWGPRTIDIDILLYEDLELSLDELNIPHAEMHKRSFVLEPLAEIAGNVVHPGTGKTIEAMKKELEAGETNV, encoded by the coding sequence ATGGCTGTTGTATATTTGGGACTCGGAAGCAATATGGGAGACCGCAGGAACAATCTGGAATCTGCCATACAAAAACTTGATGACCATGAAGCGATAGAAGTTGTCAAACGCTCCTCCATCCTTGAAACAGAGCCCTATGGCAAAACAGACCAGCCGGATTTCATGAACATGTGCCTCATGATTGAAACGCGGGTGTCCCCCCTGGATCTTCTTGAAGTCGTCCTGTCGGTCGAACATGACCTGGGACGTATCAGGAAGGAAGTTTGGGGACCGCGCACGATCGATATAGATATACTGCTCTATGAGGACCTGGAGCTTTCCCTGGATGAATTGAATATTCCACATGCGGAAATGCACAAGCGCAGTTTCGTCCTCGAGCCTCTGGCAGAAATTGCCGGGAATGTCGTCCACCCGGGAACGGGAAAAACGATAGAAGCAATGAAGAAAGAGCTGGAGGCAGGTGAAACGAATGTTTAG
- the folB gene encoding dihydroneopterin aldolase, producing the protein MDNIRINGIKTYAYHGVFDAERTLGQFFITDVVMHLDLAPASTTDDLTETVHYGEAYQMIEEIIKGDPVNLIEHLAEKVSKALFDQYDKIVGTEVTITKVNPPIEGNYDNVSITLNRKRED; encoded by the coding sequence ATGGATAACATCAGAATCAATGGCATAAAGACGTATGCATACCATGGCGTATTCGATGCGGAACGCACGCTGGGGCAGTTCTTCATCACGGATGTCGTGATGCATCTCGATCTCGCTCCGGCTTCCACAACAGACGACCTGACAGAGACCGTCCATTATGGTGAAGCCTATCAGATGATAGAGGAGATCATCAAAGGTGATCCCGTAAACCTGATCGAACATCTCGCAGAGAAAGTGTCGAAAGCGCTGTTTGACCAATATGATAAAATAGTAGGGACAGAAGTGACAATCACTAAAGTGAACCCTCCGATAGAGGGCAACTATGATAACGTCAGCATTACATTGAATAGAAAGCGGGAAGATTAA
- the folP gene encoding dihydropteroate synthase: MKRLQIMGILNVTPDSFSDGGKYHAVEDAVGRARQMVEEGVDIIDVGGYSTRPGHTEISAEEESGRVVPVIEAIRDLGVDISIDTFRGDVAREALAAGATMINDQWRGTYDETILDVASEHNVPIFLMHNNTHGRYGDVVRDMIEELMASVALAKEHGVKEDKIWLDPGIGFVKTRTEELTVMRRLEELVATGYPILLATSRKRMVKALAEEDTQASERDEATAATTIYGIDKGVRAVRVHNVALNRKIADAYMKLKEELDG; encoded by the coding sequence ATGAAACGACTTCAGATTATGGGCATCCTGAATGTTACACCGGATTCATTCAGTGATGGCGGCAAGTACCACGCTGTGGAGGATGCTGTCGGAAGAGCCCGGCAGATGGTGGAGGAAGGTGTGGACATCATTGATGTCGGCGGCTATTCCACCCGCCCGGGCCATACTGAAATCAGTGCAGAAGAGGAGAGTGGCCGTGTGGTCCCTGTCATCGAAGCGATCAGGGATCTCGGTGTGGATATATCCATCGATACTTTCCGCGGGGATGTGGCCCGAGAGGCACTTGCTGCAGGAGCGACGATGATCAATGACCAGTGGCGCGGCACGTATGATGAAACGATACTCGACGTTGCCAGTGAACATAATGTGCCTATTTTTCTGATGCATAATAACACCCATGGCCGATACGGGGACGTGGTCCGTGACATGATTGAAGAACTGATGGCTTCCGTCGCCCTGGCAAAAGAGCATGGCGTGAAGGAAGATAAGATCTGGCTCGATCCCGGCATCGGATTCGTCAAGACACGCACCGAGGAACTGACGGTGATGCGCCGTCTGGAAGAACTCGTGGCAACAGGCTATCCGATCCTTCTGGCAACAAGCCGCAAGCGCATGGTCAAAGCGCTCGCCGAAGAGGATACACAGGCGTCGGAACGTGATGAGGCAACCGCTGCAACGACGATCTACGGCATCGACAAAGGTGTCAGAGCGGTTCGCGTGCACAATGTGGCGCTGAACAGGAAGATTGCAGATGCCTATATGAAACTCAAGGAGGAGCTGGATGGATAA
- the cysK gene encoding cysteine synthase A — MSKLYNSITEVIGNTPLVKLNNLTDDNMADIYVKLEFMNPGSSVKDRIALSMIERAEEEGVLNEDTTIIEPTSGNTGIGLAMVAASKGYKTILVMPDTMSKERRNLLKAYGAELILTPGAEGMKGAIKKAEELVEKHGYFMPQQFENMANPEIHEKTTGRELVEQTEGLDVAGFVSGIGTGGTISGAGKVLKEAYPDLRIYAVEPKDSPVLSGGDPGPHKLQGLGAGFVPKTLNTEIYDEVIQIGNEEAMEWARELAAKEGILGGISSGAAVLASLEVAKKVGKGKSVITVLPSNGERYLSTPLFNFED, encoded by the coding sequence ATGAGTAAACTTTATAATAGCATTACAGAAGTCATCGGCAACACGCCACTTGTGAAGCTTAATAATCTGACAGACGATAACATGGCCGATATTTACGTGAAGCTGGAATTCATGAACCCTGGAAGTTCGGTCAAGGACCGTATCGCACTCTCCATGATCGAGCGCGCCGAGGAAGAAGGCGTATTGAACGAAGATACGACAATCATCGAACCGACAAGCGGAAATACAGGTATCGGCCTTGCGATGGTCGCAGCAAGTAAAGGGTACAAGACAATCCTTGTCATGCCGGATACGATGAGTAAGGAACGCCGCAACCTGCTCAAGGCATATGGTGCAGAACTCATTCTTACACCTGGTGCCGAAGGTATGAAGGGCGCAATCAAAAAGGCGGAAGAGCTTGTTGAAAAGCATGGCTACTTCATGCCGCAGCAGTTCGAAAACATGGCGAACCCTGAAATCCACGAAAAGACGACAGGGCGCGAACTGGTCGAACAGACAGAAGGCCTCGACGTTGCCGGATTCGTTTCAGGCATCGGAACAGGCGGCACCATTTCAGGCGCCGGCAAGGTGCTGAAGGAGGCATATCCCGATCTTAGGATCTATGCAGTGGAACCGAAGGATTCTCCAGTACTGAGTGGCGGGGACCCGGGGCCACATAAGCTCCAGGGACTTGGTGCCGGCTTTGTACCCAAGACTCTGAATACCGAGATCTACGATGAAGTCATCCAGATCGGCAATGAGGAAGCGATGGAATGGGCGCGCGAACTTGCAGCCAAAGAAGGCATACTCGGTGGGATCTCCTCCGGAGCAGCAGTGCTGGCAAGCCTTGAAGTGGCGAAGAAGGTTGGAAAAGGCAAGAGTGTAATCACTGTGCTGCCGTCCAATGGTGAGAGGTACCTCTCCACACCGCTATTCAATTTCGAAGATTGA
- the hslO gene encoding Hsp33 family molecular chaperone HslO, translating into MPMDHLIRGIGMNDEIRIFSVDTTDTVNEAVTRHGAYPTAAAALGRTMTAGLMMGAMLKNEEKATVTVQGGGPIGAIVVDSNAKGKVRGYLGNPHVHFPLNDVGKLDVRRAVGTDGFVNVAKDIGLKEHFTGSTEIVSGEIGEDFSYYFYASEQIPSIVALGVLVNPDNTIKASGGFIIQVMPGASDETMAFLDERAKEMTPVSKLIDQGLSPQEIIDEAIGQENWRVLDEMPVEFECSCSKERFINAIASLDPSEIVAMIKEDGGAEADCHFCRNKVWIEKEELQELITH; encoded by the coding sequence ATTCCAATGGACCACCTGATCAGAGGGATTGGAATGAATGATGAAATTCGTATTTTTTCTGTAGATACTACAGATACAGTAAATGAAGCAGTAACAAGGCATGGTGCCTATCCGACTGCTGCAGCGGCACTCGGCCGGACGATGACTGCAGGACTCATGATGGGTGCCATGCTTAAGAATGAAGAGAAGGCAACGGTCACCGTCCAGGGAGGCGGACCAATCGGTGCAATTGTCGTCGACAGCAATGCAAAAGGCAAGGTCCGCGGCTATCTTGGGAACCCGCATGTGCATTTCCCGCTCAATGATGTTGGGAAGCTTGATGTGCGCCGTGCTGTAGGCACGGACGGGTTTGTCAATGTTGCCAAAGACATAGGGTTGAAGGAGCACTTTACAGGTTCCACGGAAATCGTCTCCGGGGAAATCGGAGAGGACTTCTCCTACTACTTCTATGCCAGTGAGCAGATTCCATCCATCGTGGCGCTTGGAGTTCTGGTCAACCCTGACAATACAATCAAGGCTTCTGGCGGCTTCATCATCCAGGTCATGCCGGGCGCAAGTGATGAAACGATGGCATTCCTGGACGAACGGGCAAAGGAAATGACCCCCGTGTCCAAATTGATCGACCAGGGCCTGTCCCCACAGGAGATCATTGACGAAGCGATCGGACAGGAAAATTGGAGAGTGCTGGATGAAATGCCGGTAGAGTTCGAGTGCAGCTGTTCGAAGGAACGGTTCATCAATGCGATTGCTTCCCTGGATCCATCCGAAATCGTCGCCATGATCAAGGAAGATGGCGGCGCTGAAGCAGACTGCCATTTCTGCCGCAACAAAGTGTGGATTGAAAAGGAAGAACTTCAGGAACTCATCACGCATTAA
- the ftsH gene encoding ATP-dependent zinc metalloprotease FtsH, with translation MPKNVGRNIVLILILSVIMFGIFQSFNGDSALEEELQYGEFLEELDAGNIEELTIQPEQNVYLIEGRLSGQNEQESFTSVIPYNSTEDLDQILDTARAQEDLNFTIEPAEEQSPWTSMLFTFIPLLLILFLFLFLMSQAQGGGGGGGRVMNFGKSKAKLYDQSKKKVRFEDVAGADEEKQELIEVVDFLKDPRRFDRIGAKIPKGVLLVGPPGTGKTLIAKAVAGEAGVPFFSISGSDFVEMFVGVGASRVRDLFENAKKNAPCIIFIDEIDAVGRQRGAGVGGGHDEREQTLNQLLVEMDGFGENEGIIMIAATNRPDILDPALLRPGRFDRQIPVGRPDVKGREAVLKVHSKGKPFDDTVDLGALAARTPGFSGADLENLLNEAALVAARQNKSKIDMRDVDEATDRVIAGPAKKSRVISEKERNIVAFHEAGHTVIGMVLDDADMVHKVTIVPRGQAGGYAVMLPKEDRYFMTKPELEDKIVGLLGGRVSEEINFGEVSTGAHNDFQRSTGIARSMVTEYGMSDKLGPLQFGESNGQVFLGKDMQSDANYSDRIAYEIDQEMQHIVKTQYERCREILTEHQEQLTLIAETLLVEETLDREQIEGLFYRGKLPERNYDDSHEEEDDKIGPSYEDVKEGLSDRSDEAESRDAVEEEETSRYDERREQPVEQGEYPQERNTQESPSADRQRERAQQWEEDNRRN, from the coding sequence ATGCCTAAGAATGTAGGCCGTAACATAGTACTGATATTGATATTATCAGTCATAATGTTTGGTATATTTCAAAGTTTCAATGGCGATTCAGCACTTGAGGAGGAACTCCAGTATGGAGAGTTCCTTGAAGAACTGGATGCCGGTAATATAGAAGAACTCACGATTCAGCCAGAGCAGAACGTATACCTCATCGAAGGCCGTCTATCCGGCCAGAATGAGCAGGAATCCTTTACCTCGGTGATTCCATATAACAGCACTGAAGACCTGGACCAGATTCTTGATACAGCAAGAGCCCAGGAAGACTTGAACTTTACAATCGAACCTGCCGAAGAGCAGAGTCCTTGGACGAGCATGCTGTTTACGTTCATCCCATTGCTTCTCATCCTCTTCCTCTTCCTGTTCCTGATGAGTCAGGCACAAGGCGGCGGTGGCGGTGGCGGCCGCGTAATGAACTTCGGCAAGAGCAAGGCGAAGCTCTATGACCAGAGCAAGAAGAAGGTCCGCTTCGAGGATGTTGCGGGCGCAGATGAAGAAAAGCAGGAACTCATCGAAGTGGTGGACTTCCTGAAAGATCCACGCCGTTTCGACCGCATCGGTGCAAAAATCCCGAAAGGTGTGCTGCTTGTCGGCCCGCCGGGTACAGGTAAGACACTGATCGCAAAGGCGGTAGCCGGAGAGGCGGGCGTACCTTTCTTCTCAATCAGTGGTTCCGACTTTGTGGAAATGTTCGTCGGGGTCGGTGCATCCCGTGTACGTGACCTTTTCGAGAATGCCAAGAAGAACGCGCCATGCATCATCTTCATCGATGAAATCGATGCAGTGGGACGCCAGCGTGGTGCAGGCGTCGGTGGCGGTCATGATGAACGTGAACAGACACTGAACCAGCTGCTTGTTGAAATGGATGGTTTCGGTGAGAACGAAGGCATCATCATGATTGCAGCAACAAACAGACCGGACATCCTCGACCCGGCACTGCTCCGTCCAGGCCGTTTCGACAGACAAATTCCTGTCGGCCGCCCGGATGTCAAAGGGCGTGAAGCGGTGCTCAAAGTACACTCCAAAGGCAAGCCGTTCGATGATACGGTGGATCTGGGGGCTCTTGCCGCCAGGACACCAGGCTTCTCAGGGGCAGACCTTGAAAACCTGCTGAATGAAGCGGCACTCGTTGCTGCAAGACAGAATAAAAGCAAGATTGATATGCGTGATGTCGATGAAGCGACAGACAGGGTAATCGCCGGACCGGCGAAGAAGAGCCGTGTCATATCCGAGAAGGAACGCAATATCGTTGCATTCCACGAAGCTGGACACACGGTCATCGGCATGGTACTCGACGATGCCGATATGGTCCACAAGGTCACGATCGTGCCACGTGGGCAGGCCGGCGGCTACGCGGTGATGCTTCCGAAAGAGGACCGCTACTTCATGACGAAGCCCGAGCTCGAAGATAAGATTGTCGGATTGCTTGGTGGCCGTGTCTCCGAGGAGATCAACTTTGGTGAAGTGTCGACAGGGGCCCATAATGACTTCCAGAGATCTACAGGCATCGCACGCAGCATGGTGACTGAATACGGCATGAGTGATAAACTCGGACCGCTCCAGTTCGGGGAGTCGAATGGCCAGGTATTCCTGGGCAAAGACATGCAGTCGGATGCAAACTACTCCGACCGCATCGCCTATGAAATCGACCAGGAGATGCAGCATATCGTCAAAACACAGTATGAACGCTGCCGTGAGATATTGACGGAACATCAGGAGCAGCTCACCCTCATCGCAGAAACACTGCTTGTTGAAGAAACATTGGACCGTGAACAGATCGAAGGACTCTTCTATCGTGGCAAGTTGCCGGAACGCAATTATGATGACAGCCATGAGGAAGAAGACGACAAAATCGGACCATCCTATGAAGATGTCAAAGAAGGGCTGAGCGACCGTTCAGACGAAGCGGAATCACGTGACGCGGTTGAAGAGGAAGAGACTTCCCGCTACGATGAACGCAGAGAGCAGCCGGTCGAACAGGGGGAATACCCACAAGAGAGGAACACCCAGGAAAGTCCTTCTGCAGACAGGCAGAGGGAAAGGGCGCAGCAGTGGGAAGAAGATAACAGAAGAAACTAA
- the hpt gene encoding hypoxanthine phosphoribosyltransferase — MRNDISEVVLSEEEIQNIAERLGKRITEDYEGKTPILVGLLKGSIMFMGDLIKYIDTHLEIDFMDVSSYVGTKSSGEVKILKDLSNSVDGRHVLVVEDIIETGTTLNSIIDLIEYRNAASLEIVTLLDKPINRKLDVDVKYVGTEIPDGFVVGYGLDFDEKYRNLPYIGLLKPELYQ; from the coding sequence CTGAGAAATGATATAAGCGAAGTTGTACTATCCGAAGAGGAAATTCAGAACATAGCAGAACGGCTCGGTAAGCGGATTACTGAAGACTACGAGGGAAAGACACCGATACTGGTCGGCCTGCTCAAGGGTTCCATCATGTTCATGGGCGATCTGATCAAGTACATAGATACGCATCTGGAAATAGATTTCATGGATGTCTCCAGCTATGTAGGAACGAAATCCTCCGGTGAGGTCAAAATCCTCAAAGACCTGTCCAATTCTGTGGACGGCCGTCATGTTCTTGTGGTGGAGGACATCATAGAAACAGGCACAACATTGAATTCGATCATCGATCTGATCGAATACAGGAATGCAGCATCACTGGAAATAGTGACGTTGCTGGACAAGCCCATAAACAGAAAGCTTGATGTGGACGTAAAATACGTAGGAACGGAAATACCTGATGGTTTCGTCGTCGGTTATGGCCTGGATTTTGATGAAAAATATCGGAATCTGCCATATATCGGACTATTGAAACCTGAGCTTTACCAGTAA
- the tilS gene encoding tRNA lysidine(34) synthetase TilS: MELFSPWKQDETIALAISGGMDSMVLYHVLRTTHAYASGQLILLHVNHGQRTASIEEAEYIMKMAQQDGHICEMTTLDIPSDAFSQERAREARYQFFDTMMKKHGASILLTAHHLDDQYETILHSLLSGRHLPGAMGIPSDRDMVDYRVVRPLIGATREEIAAYARHHGVVHFEDETNSGTDYTRNYIRHRLMPSIKESAHLQEEHLIRLRDDMADIDGILKAEAETFLEGRSKTLPRSAFNAQKHIIRFYIMQAWLKADGVELRRRYIEEIMAVIASDTANAAFEAGKTSIVISYDQITRKQGKDENVDVLRIERDGSYVFNGYRITTRLAAHQYPLEVRTKEAGDRMKIPGTGTKKLSRIFIDGKVPRDEREKMPVILDSDHQIIALGEIYNIMGNKEKNSRLLIEKEFTDEPEK; encoded by the coding sequence ATGGAGCTCTTCAGTCCATGGAAACAGGATGAAACGATTGCCCTCGCAATATCAGGCGGGATGGATTCGATGGTGCTGTATCATGTGCTCAGGACAACGCATGCATACGCCTCCGGACAGCTGATTCTCCTCCATGTGAATCATGGACAGCGGACAGCTTCAATTGAGGAGGCGGAATACATAATGAAGATGGCACAGCAGGACGGTCATATATGCGAGATGACGACCTTGGACATACCATCGGATGCATTCAGCCAGGAACGTGCAAGGGAAGCCCGCTACCAGTTTTTCGACACGATGATGAAGAAGCATGGAGCCTCCATACTGCTCACAGCACATCATCTGGATGACCAGTATGAAACCATTCTCCACTCCCTCCTTTCAGGCCGCCATCTTCCGGGTGCGATGGGGATACCTTCTGATAGGGATATGGTGGACTACAGGGTGGTCCGCCCGTTGATCGGCGCAACGCGGGAGGAGATCGCCGCATACGCACGGCATCATGGCGTCGTCCATTTCGAAGACGAAACGAACAGCGGCACCGACTATACAAGGAACTACATCCGGCACCGCCTCATGCCCTCGATCAAAGAGAGTGCGCATCTGCAGGAAGAGCATCTGATCCGTCTGCGTGATGATATGGCAGACATTGATGGGATACTGAAAGCCGAAGCGGAGACTTTTCTGGAAGGTCGGTCGAAGACCCTTCCGAGGAGTGCCTTCAATGCACAGAAGCACATCATCAGGTTCTACATCATGCAGGCCTGGCTGAAGGCGGACGGAGTGGAGCTGAGACGCCGATACATCGAAGAAATCATGGCGGTCATCGCCTCGGACACGGCAAATGCCGCGTTTGAAGCCGGAAAGACAAGCATTGTCATATCATATGATCAAATCACCAGAAAACAGGGTAAGGATGAAAATGTGGATGTCCTGAGGATCGAGAGGGATGGCAGCTATGTCTTCAACGGGTACAGGATCACCACCAGGCTCGCGGCACACCAATATCCACTCGAGGTGAGGACGAAGGAAGCGGGAGACCGCATGAAGATACCCGGTACCGGGACGAAAAAGCTGTCCCGTATTTTCATCGACGGGAAAGTCCCCCGGGACGAGCGGGAAAAAATGCCGGTCATTCTGGATTCGGACCACCAAATTATTGCACTGGGTGAAATTTATAATATAATGGGTAACAAGGAAAAGAACAGCCGATTACTTATTGAAAAGGAGTTTACGGATGAGCCTGAGAAATGA
- a CDS encoding S1 domain-containing RNA-binding protein, with product MSVEVGSKVKGKVTGIKNFGAFVQLPGGKTGLVHISEVADQYVEDINEHLSVGEEVEVKVLSVGDDGKISLSIKKAKDPKPKPKPRKDPSPEDFEKKLSSFLKDSEDRMSTIKRQTESRRGGRGK from the coding sequence ATGTCAGTTGAAGTGGGCAGTAAAGTAAAAGGGAAAGTCACGGGTATAAAGAATTTCGGTGCATTTGTCCAGTTGCCGGGAGGTAAGACAGGGCTCGTTCACATCAGTGAGGTTGCAGATCAGTATGTAGAGGATATCAATGAGCACCTTAGTGTAGGCGAAGAAGTTGAAGTGAAGGTCCTATCCGTTGGTGATGACGGTAAGATCAGTCTGTCCATCAAAAAAGCCAAAGATCCAAAACCTAAGCCGAAACCACGCAAGGATCCGTCTCCGGAAGACTTCGAAAAGAAACTTTCAAGCTTCCTGAAAGACAGCGAAGACCGCATGTCTACAATCAAAAGACAGACCGAATCACGCCGTGGTGGAAGAGGCAAATAA
- a CDS encoding FtsB family cell division protein: MSKVVKVINNYTRKREKEKKTKQDENRVAKRRTLLFGSMLLVVVGILLIIAFNQKNQNQLIHEELVQAQVVLDERKTEAKDLEQQIKQLNDDDYITRIARSEFFLSEEGEIVFNLSDLEEEKAEKEENGE, translated from the coding sequence GTGAGTAAAGTTGTTAAGGTCATTAACAATTACACTAGGAAACGTGAAAAGGAAAAGAAAACGAAACAGGATGAAAATCGTGTGGCAAAGAGACGGACCCTGCTATTCGGCAGCATGCTGCTGGTGGTAGTTGGGATTCTTCTCATCATTGCCTTTAATCAGAAAAACCAGAATCAGCTGATCCATGAAGAGCTGGTCCAGGCCCAGGTCGTGCTTGACGAACGCAAAACCGAAGCGAAGGACCTGGAACAGCAGATCAAACAATTGAATGATGATGACTATATTACACGTATAGCACGCAGTGAGTTCTTCCTGTCGGAAGAGGGGGAGATCGTCTTCAACCTCTCCGATCTGGAGGAAGAGAAAGCAGAGAAAGAGGAAAATGGGGAATAA